In Daphnia magna isolate NIES linkage group LG5, ASM2063170v1.1, whole genome shotgun sequence, the sequence CCTAGACCTCCAGCCGCGTAATTTCCAGCACCGTATCCAGCACCGTGTCCACCAGCTCCGTAACCTCCAGCACCATGTCCAGCAGCACCGAATCCTCCAGCACCAAATCCAGCAGCACCGAATCCTCCAGCACCATATCCTCCAACACCCATGCCATATCCGCCAGCCATTCCACCTGCACCGTAGTTGTTGCCATATCCTGAACCAAAGCCACCGATTCCAGATCCAAATGCTCCAGCAGCTCCGAATCCTCCATGCCCAAATGCTCCGGCTCCAAAACCACCTACATTTTGGATAGACAGATCCATTAGTACATCGTATCACAAGACAGTATACGCTTATGCAAATATTTACCACCGATAGCACCAGCTCCGTAAGATCCAGCACCAAACGCACCTCCACCGAATGCTGATGCAACACCGTATCCATTTCCGGCGACATTAGACAATCTCGAAGTGGCTGGGGGAGGCAATCCTTTGCCAGCAGTCGTTGCCTGTGCAAATTCAGttgtaaatttgattttagaattcaaattcttGTACATTTCAAATTAATGCTGATGTACTTCTCCAGGTGCAGCAGGTGTGTAGTCGACTTTGGCGCGATAACCAGCCGCATCCGCAATGTAGGTGACTGTCTGCAGACGGCCGTCAGGTAAGAGGACCTTGTACTGGCCGTTAACGGCGTTCCCTGGTCCACGATTCTGCTGGTGCGAATGTTCGTTACCGTTGAAATCGTTTACCGAATATCGGAATCCACCGGCCTCTGGTAATCCAGCCTTtgagtgaaaatgaaaatttagttTGCGATTTAAAAATCTTAAAGTGAACATGCAAAATTTACTTGAACGAAGGCAACAAATCCGACAGCGAACAGACACTGTAAATAAAAGgcaattaaaattgaaatgatTTACAGTTGTTATTAgaaatatttgttttaaaatggagATTACGTAGAGAAACATGGCGGTTTTATTCCTGGACTGCTCTGGTCATTCACTGTAATGTGATTGAATGAATTTCGTTGGTCCGACCAGCTTTTATATCCTTAGTTTTATGAATATTTCTTTCtccaggaaaaaaacaaacaaatgacagTCTTCATTGTGTGACAGCTTAAAAGCCGCtgcaacaagaaaagaatgatATACAAACAAATGTGAGACACTCCTTCATGTGTGGGTTAACACGGGACACTATTAGCCAATCTCAAAACTTGCATGTCGTTTGGGTCTGTTCAGATAGGCaaaggagagaaaagaaaagtgaacCCGTTTTTACAGTTCAAAACAGACGAGGTGGAAAGGTTGACAGGTCTTTTTGGAAACTGAGAGACGAGGGGAAAGAattgagaaaagagaaagtatTAATATTGCATGTCATCATCGTTTTACCTGAATTAATAACTCGCGAGCCCGGAACAGGGATAATAATGCACAGAGGCCATAATCGTGTGCACTTTCCAAAATAAATGAGTCACTCTCAAATCATTTCCACAATAACTTGATCGTTGCAGATAAAGTGTAACGATGGAGGAAGAGGATGTGGCGTTCTCGAAACTTGAAAAGACGAGGAAATCCCCCATTTTTTTAGACAAAACCTCCTCCAAATTGCACATGTAGGAAGAAACGATTCAATAAACAAATCGGCTCGAAAACATCAAGGACAAATGCAATAGTCGCGTTTCCTAAATTGATTTCCGGTTGATATGAAATCACAAGTTATCGTGGAACAAAATGTCGTGGGGTACACGGAATTCCCAGCTGAGCTGTCCAGCCTATTGGGCAACGCGCAAACGGATTTGCTTCAAGGACTTTTAGCGAAAATGGTTCCAATCAAAAAATCTTATCTCACCGTGCGTGACGCAAATCATGAACGATACTGATCCATTGGCTGTCACGAACGCTGGCCTTGGGCTAAAGTTTGGGGGCTATTTTTCCTCTTTGATTGCAAAGTTGCAAAAAATAAGAACGAAACTATTCACCATTGGACGAAGAGTCAACTGCAACGCAATGGGGATTTTCGTGAGTCCCGAGCAATACTCCCGGTACTATGAACTCATCAACAACGATCACATTCTTTTATGCTCTTTTGACGTACACAATTGTAGCGTCCGTCTTACGTGACCATACAATGTTATACAAGGGCCACTGTCATGGTCGCCGTAATAGATTTATGGCCCTCCTCGGTGATACGTAAGGGATTGTTTATTACGAATTCATTGAGAATGAAAGGACTTTATTGCCAAAGTTGGGTGAAGACGGGGAATAATGGATTTGTACGCTGCGTGTACAGTGTCTAAATTCACGCGGCTTTCCAATCGATAATCGATCGATGATTCGCGTTGCGAAATGCCAGTCCGCAAATAGATTTTCTGCcactattcttttttttttttaattctctcTATTTATTATTAGCCGACGCTTCGTAACTGCCAACAACTTCATGCATCAAATTCATAGTATAGAAACTGTCCGTGTATTGCgttcaattcattttgtttcaattcaCTTGTCGCGACTCGACATATGATGTGAATATAATCCCATATTATTCATCAACGGGGTAGTTTAATATGCAAATCGAGCTGCGGTCTAGGGCGATCGGTAGCTGGCTAATGATCCAATACGAGGCACTCTAGTGTAAGCGTCAAATCGAATCCTACCTACACGATTGTTATACGCAAGATTGGCTGATTTTGGCATGGAACCGAGCCTCCTGGTGCCTCGTTTTACTGTCGGACGATCTTCATCCTGGCCATCGAATAAAGGCAAATCGATTTGTTCAGCGTCTACGATATCCTTGGATACAGCGTCATCCTCCCTCCGTCGTAATAAAGGACTTTGTTCTTGAGTCTCTTCGACGACGGATGTGATCTCTGCCGTTTTTTGTGCAGCAAATGGAACGTTAAAAGGCCCAGGTCTCAAAGGTGCTGGTACAGGCGGAGGGACACCAAGGCCAGCTGTGGTAGCTTCCCCTGGACGGCCGGGTGTGTAATCCACTTTAGCACGATAGCCATTCTCGTCGGCGATGTAAGTGACAGTCTGTAATCGCCCGTCAGGCAACAACACTTTATACTGTCCAGTAACCGAATTACCAACGCGTCTCTGTTGATGCGAATGTTCGTTGCCGTTAAAGTCGTTAACTGCGTAGCGGAACCCATAGTCATTAGCAACCTGTGGCATCTGTGAAAGTGGATATGATTAATCAATAACGTTTAATCACACAAAGCAGAATGATGATCCAATACCTGCGGTTGTAGTGGAGCAAAAAGCGGGGCCGGTTTAGATGAAATGCTTGGCGTATGGGGAAGGCCAGCATAGACACGTATAGCAATACTTAACAGAAAAACAGCCTATTTGATTGGAAGATGCCATGATGTATAGGAGTTTGAATAGTATTTCAGATAATGAGATCAAATGGCTTACTCTGACGGGGAGTTCCATCTCGTTCGGAGAACACCTTAAGCTTGGACGCGAATCGATCCAAATGGTTCCACAGTCGTcttatttaaacatttttaacATCCTCTAACGTGCGTCCCTCCGCCCACCATATAGTTATGATCAATCCCGCCTTCTGGACGTACTAAAAGTAAAGCATTTAGACGATTAATGTTTTACAAGTCCGGTAATGTCCGGCCTGTGTAGACTCTTTCGTTATGGCATAACCTTGAAGTTCGTAACACAGAAAATACGAAATTTCCCTTTCAGTGGCTgtttgaaaagaaaggaaacgcATCTGGGTAATCTGAGATGCCGATTTGATTGTCATTGTGTTGGTAGGTAACATCACGCGATGACCGGAGCATCGTGACAAACAATGCGCTTGGATCGTGCACGTTCCCGTGAGCCTGCAGTTGGGACTTTGTAGAGAATTGGAGGAAGAGGGCTGGACTTTTAGTTTACCGGGAAATGGTGGGTCATTTTACCTGTCAAGGATTTTTtccaggaaaacaaaaaagacaagtGTTTAACCTCAATTGTTATACACGGTTAACCTACAGCCGAGAAAAACGAAAGCGACCAGGAAATTAGATTTTCTGACATTGTTTACttaatttgaatttctttgtATATTCCATAACGATCAAGGGAAAATTATCTAATACCTAACATCTTGTTCTCATTTAACGGTGATTAATACGTTTAAATTATTCAAACGAATAAGTTCTATTTCAATTCTTTGGGTTTAACTAAGGCGTATGTGTCTGACTCCACAAT encodes:
- the LOC116923446 gene encoding glycine-rich cell wall structural protein 1.0, with product MFLYCLFAVGFVAFVQAGLPEAGGFRYSVNDFNGNEHSHQQNRGPGNAVNGQYKVLLPDGRLQTVTYIADAAGYRAKVDYTPAAPGEATTAGKGLPPPATSRLSNVAGNGYGVASAFGGGAFGAGSYGAGAIGGGFGAGAFGHGGFGAAGAFGSGIGGFGSGYGNNYGAGGMAGGYGMGVGGYGAGGFGAAGFGAGGFGAAGHGAGGYGAGGHGAGYGAGNYAAGGLGGAYGGSSYGAGGSYGYSSPIYGALGYNPIGYSSASPSGYSYGYSTPHSQVYSYSNILGGMGY
- the LOC116923447 gene encoding uncharacterized protein LOC116923447, whose product is MELPVRAVFLLSIAIRVYAGLPHTPSISSKPAPLFAPLQPQMPQVANDYGFRYAVNDFNGNEHSHQQRRVGNSVTGQYKVLLPDGRLQTVTYIADENGYRAKVDYTPGRPGEATTAGLGVPPPVPAPLRPGPFNVPFAAQKTAEITSVVEETQEQSPLLRRREDDAVSKDIVDAEQIDLPLFDGQDEDRPTVKRGTRRLGSMPKSANLAYNNRVGRIRFDAYTRVPRIGSLASYRSP